CTAGATTCTAGAATGTTCTAAACTTCTAATATTCTAGTAGCATGTTGTAGATGAACTTACAACTTTgcctaaataaattataaattaagaataataatgcataaataattattactgTTTGAAGATAGAGAAGAGAATGCTTAGACGAGAATTATAAGCCATAGTCCAAAACATGGCTTGCTTGCCCAAATGAAATGTAAATTCAATCAATTCATACTCCAAAAAAGTTCATGAATTATCAcaatgaaaatgtatttttcaggaaatattTCCTCCACTACGTACATTCTTATACATCTAACGAAGTTTAGACTTTAGACTAACTTTACAATTGATTAAGCTACTCAAATGAAAACATGTGGTGTCAAGAGCTTATTGATCTTCATCCTCTAGACAAAAACTGGCTAAACCAAGCATAATGCTTTCCACTCAACAGTTTTCAACAGTGAAACTACAAATATTACCCAGTCAGAATGAAGGTTTTTCACGTAGCATATGTGCGGTCAGATGAAGGCATTTCCAAAAGTGAAATTACGAGTATGAAacaatattaaaagaaaaaataataaaagaatattttcaACTAATAATGGGTACCCGGGGTCAATCCAGGTCACCGGAGTATGGGAAAACACCACCTTATTATAAACCAAATCAGGTTAATACTAAAAAATCGGCATAGTTGACTACCAGAATTAACAAGGATGGGCTTATTTTCTCTTATCACCCTAAATACAAAATCTGCAGACACAAGTGAGTCTAGAAAAACAGTCATACAAACACAAGTGAGATGTAAAAACAAGGGGGTAAAATGTAACGGGGGGCATTGTGAGGTATTCAATTAAATACTTTCTTAGAGCTTTTTGAGAGGGGCGtgtagaaaaaatattttgttttcttctttacTTGTGGGTTTAATTCTTCGTGAGATTAACCTCAGACAACTTGTTGAGGGACAAACGAAGGATGAAACAAGGATTAATGATTCATAAACATGTATTTGGATGAAATTTCCAGATAAGGATTATAATTCCAACAATTCAATTTTTTAGATGAACTAAAGAATCATTAAGGGACAACATTACTCAAAATATACTCAAGAATTTGAAACCACGAAAAGTAAACTGACCTCCCACTCAGAAGTTGTAAGGGGAATAGTTGGATCAAGCATTGTGGTCAAAGCATCAACAAAAGGCACTCCAGCAACAGCAGCCTTAAACAGGTCAGGTCTCATGTTAAGAACAGCACCAACTAGCAAACCCCCGGCACTTCTTCCCTCAATGCAAATCTTTTCCACAGAAGAATACTTCTTTGCTATCAAATATTCAGCACAAGCAATAAAATCTGTGaaggtattttttttcttgagcaGTTTACCATTTTCATACCATGGTCTGCCCATTTCACCACCTCCACGGACGTGGGCTACAGCAAAAATGAAACCCCTGTCTAACAAAGACAGCCTTGATGCCTTGAAATATGGATCGATACATACCTATTCAAACTAGTAGCCGTAAGAAGAAAACCACGAAAAAAATGCAACTAGAGGTTTTCATGAATAAGCAAAAGTCGTTGCTCACTGGAATAACTTGAACTTTTTACAGTTTATCCATAGATGGAAATCACAAAGCAATAAAATACACATGAGTAATTTGATATTGCAAAAGAAACTATGTCATGCAgcgatttatttcatttcacatAAAACATTTATCAATAAAATGAGAGATTACCTCATACGAACCATAACCATAAAGAAGTAATGGATCTGAGCCGTCAAACTTAACTAGATCCTTCCGATAAACCATAGATATGGGTATTTGAGTGCCATCTAGAGCAGTGGCCCACTGTCTTTCAGTTATGTAATTTGCAGAATCAAATCCTCCTAAGACCTGAATCAAAACACATTTACTTACAACATTCATGATTTATCTTTTTAGCTTCAAGAGTATTTATTAAAAGCTCAAAACTAATATCATAGagcaaaaaaatgaaaacaaaaattagCTGAAACCAAGAAATGAATGCAAAGTATTGGTGATGTACATACTAATATACTACATAGATCCATCAATTATCCATGAAATAATAAAAGAAGATATAACCTTTACTCTGAAAGAATATAAAAACCTCAGCTATTTTTTCTTCACTATTTTCGTAGCCTTAGCTTATGAACCTAGTGGACGTCAAATAATGCCATTGTGTCTCAAGCTAATGATGCCCCGTATTAAGTTAGAGAAAGTCAAATGATCCAGAATAGATTTCATAATGCTCACATTCATGAAATCCTGGAACAGAATGTCATACACATAATTCAACAGTAAGAGTTAAAATAGACAAAGCATAGACTTAGCAGTAGCAACAGAAAATCGGATTGTAcgtgaaaaattaaataatattaaataagagATCTTCTATTACAGCCAAAACAAaaacttgaattgaaaaagcaCTTAATCGAACAGCTTATTAGAGCATTGTAATATCCAGCTGCTGCGGACTAGCATTTATAATAGCAGGCAAGAGAAATTTCCAAGTAAAGGTGTACTTGGCTGAACTAGCTGAACATACAGAATTTAAGATGCCAAGTAGTGTGGAATAGCTGCATATTGGGTAATGGAGTGTTGAGGGTGAGCTATGGCCAAAGATCATCTAGGCCCCCAACAGACAAAGTCTACATGAGGAGGGCCCATAATGAAGTTTAAACAGCAGTTACACCAACACACACATCAGCAAGTTTCTATCTATTTCTATCTGGAATTGTTAAGGTGAAATATGGTGAAAATATTTCTCTCTTCTTTGCTAAGGGATTCAATTCCTTTGTTGTGAGATTAACCTTGGGTACTTGTTCCTTACATTTCCAGCATGAATATACAACAACAATCAAAGCCTTTATACCACTAAAGGGGTTCGGCTCTATGCAGCCTTATGTGTCATTGTGCTATATCCAATACTACGTCCccatatatatttaaatgaattttatcCCACTTTAGTGTTGCTAACCAAGGCTTCTCAGTCTCCCTCTTTCTCTGTTAATGTGCATATTTGTCATGATTTAACATTTCTGAACTGGGGCATTTATTGTTTGCCTAAACATACTTTCATGCCATCTTAATCATGTCTCTTGAAGTTTTTCCTAAATAGGCGCAACCCTAACTTTCTCTCGGATATTCTTATTCTTATCTTGACCATCTTTTTATGTTTGCACATCCAACTTAACATCCTCATATTTGTGACTTTCATTTCCAGCATTgatataaaatacaaaaaataaacttACCTTCATTATCCTGTTTCACTCACTGTATTGTGCtaacttctttttttaaaaaaaataaataaatttcaggCTGTTGTTCTAGGGAACACAAGAGAGTGAGACTTTCTAAAGTCAATTGAGTAGACAGCCGATTGTAACTGGGCTACTACGTGGCCAGGTACATGACAACAAAGTACAATATCAACTGAATTCCCGGCAGGCTTCTCAGGTCAGATACACCAAGCACTTTAGATATCTCTTGACTTCAAAATCCTAACTTTCTAGTTTCTACTATGTAGAAAACCAATGGCCAAAACTTTTCCTTTGTGTCATATTGTTATGAAGATAAAAACCTAAAAGAATAGCATCATATTTTGTTGtttggaaaaataaatgaaagtgaaattcaaataaatgaaaaggtGAAATAAATTTTGTGGATGGAAGTGCAACAAGAAGCCAAAAATTATACAAGTCAAAAGAAACTTAGAGTCAATTTTTGTAACAGTCATGTGACTTACCACTTCTATCTTCTTGAGAACCGAAATGAGAGAATTCATATCATACTCATAAACAGAAGGAGGTGTTCTCATTGAGCTATAATGAAACCTTAAAATACTGGAAGAAAATTGAGACTCCGAGGGATCCAATGAGTATATAGGATCAACATAATCCACTGTCTGACCACCTTGAAGTCTATCGAGTGACTCTCCGACAGCTGGAAGGCGATAAATAATTATCTTGGGCAAACCATCTTCACGCTCATAAACCACAAGATGATTGCTAAAGAGTTGCATATCTTGAATGTTTACACTGGTCAAAGCATAAAAATTGTTAAATAAGCTTATCAGAAGAAGGAAAAGAATTGAACAGCACTGGCATGGAAGTAATTCATAATCCACTCAATAAACATGAAAACAGAATGGATAAAACTTAACGCATTCATTTGATCAAAATTCCCAGGAAAAAATCAAAACTATTGCTAGACATGAGCTTAGTATTAAAGGAATTTCCGTTGTCTTGTGTATTGAACTGACCTTCTTAACTAGATTTTACATTTTAGTGCTGTACAGGGTCCAAATTTCAACTAGAGGGCCATGTTGCACCACCCAATCAGCAAgcaattatttcaatatttacttTTGTTACGAAAACCTAGAAATTAACGAATTTCAAGGGTATGATTCAGTTGTGACTATCTGTGTTATTACCTTGAACGGTGAGGAAGAATGACAGTAGTATCCGATGTATTATCCAGTGGGCAAACAAGTAACTCCGAATTATAACATTTTTCACTTCTCCTCTTAATGAAGAAATGATTCCCACGATGACTCACAGATGTCTCTACGCCATCCAGACGCTGTGTCAAATTGATTAGCCCATTTTCAGGCTTTGAAATGTCAAGGTAAAAGACGAATCTTGTCATTTTGCTTTCAGATGCAACAAACAGAAATTTTTTGCTCTCAGAAGCAGCAAGATCTAGAGAAAATCTTTCATCCTTTTCATGATAAAGGCAAGAATTTGAAGATTGTTCTGTCCCTAAGTTATGTAACCATACCTGCCAAAATTAATATACCATGATTAGATGTCAATTAAAAACAAACAGATGAATGTGTTACTTTAGTTTTAGGTAAAGCACTAAGCAGTCAAGAACAATTTCTATGTCTTGCATTAAGGAAGCGAGGCTCCTTTGCCATCCTCATGTTTTGTAAGGCTAAACACATAGTGATTCGTGATTACAAGCAAGGCAATCCCATTTTTTAATTTCTGGCCTTCCTTTTTTTCCAGTTTTTGCTTCTCATTTAAATCTTGGGATCCCCAATTCCGTCACTAGGCTAAAAGGCTACTTTATAGAAGAGTGGGTACATTAGGTGGAAGATTCTCTGCAGAATAGAAACTCATTTGGATTCTGGAATAGCTTCTCCCTTTTAGGAGGCTCGACAAACCCAAATAAGACCTATCATGAATCTGAGCCAGAAAAAATAGATAGGCTAGGCTAAAAACATCTCCATGTCTTCTAAAACTTTTTCATTTTGTAAACATGTAGTCAGGAAACAATCAATACCAAATCACCATGGTCTGATTCCCCATAAACACATGAAATAGGAGCATAATCTACCAAAAAAgcatattattttattcttgAACAATAAGCTAGTAGACTCTTTAGGATTGAGATATTGTTCTAGGGTAAAATGGAGATAGCGCCAATGCATTTCATGGTCACAAGACTCACAACTCAATTGGCAGATAAATGACCTGAACAAACTGGAGAGATTTCAATCATTTCCAAACGCAGAAAAACAGAAAGTTTCGGTGAATGTTTAAGGAAAAGCTGATGCAAGAACAGCATAAACCAACTCAGACCACATGCAATAAGAACAATAGAGAAACTTTTATGCTAATAGCGGAGTAAGTTTGTTGGCATCATTTAGGGTGCAGAGTAACATAATTCACCAATAATTCCACATGACAAAACCTGCCTTTAAATGCTTACCTTGTCAGGTCGGAGGATCTCATCCATAGTAATATAAAGTAAAGCATCGTCACCAGCCCATTCAATTTGTGATGTAACTCCAACTAAAGGCTTCCCAACAGGTGTTTGAGACTCTGTATCAATGATATTAATAGAATAAATTTCATCTCCTTTTGTGTCTTCTGCATAAGCTACCAATTTATTGTTCGGGCTAACCTGAAGAGAATGTTTCCAAAAAAATCGAGAAAAAAtggaaaactgtcagaagaaaAACTGCAACCGAGGACAAAGCTGAAAATCGATGAAAAGAAGGGATCGAAAATACAAGTAGGTCTTGCCTTGAAAGCATCAACGACATAAAATCCATGCTCTTGAGCCTTGACATTTTCATCAAGAATGACATGCTCTGGAGGTGCATCTGGTCCAGTTGGCATAGTATCATGAACAGAAGCAGGTCTACCAATATCAGCAACCGGGCGGCGGCAGTGTTGCACATATTCTTTACCCTCCAAAGTCCTTTTGTAATAATAGTAAGCTCCCCTTCGCAAAGGAGCAGATATGTCGTCTTCTTTTACCCGACCTCTTATCTCACGGTATATTTGATCTTCTAATTGTTTGGTTCCTGAGCAATAAGAAATCAAATAGATATAAACCCACCCAGAAATTCACAGACCAACACAGAAACAAGTTAATGGAACTGAATTCATCCCAACTATATATATANNNNNNNNNNNNTATATATACAGCTTTCGTATTGTTAATCATCGGCCGAGGATTAaggataataaaaaaaaaactctgtCTAAACAGACAGACACACTTGAATAATCAGCCTATCGCTCCAAAGCAGAGTGAGAATtacaaaaagaaataaattttttttaaaaaaaaaatccagagATCATAAGAACGAATCGAAAGTGTTTGTTCAGACAACATAAGCAATGAATAACACGAACcagacatgacatgatcgaaaTAAGCGTTTTCCCGTTTGAGATGAGCAAGAACCTCTGCGTCGGAGCGAGAGTCGTCGCGAAGCCAGTAGTAATTGTCGACTCTGAGGTCCCCAAACATCTCCATCTCATGCTTCACTTTCTTCGCCGATGGAGGTCCCATTGTCGACGAAGATAACACACTGGAAGTTCTTCTGTGAGGTGGAGAAAATGAGGAGGATTGAAAGTGGCAGCGATGGAGTCAAGTGCACTTGGTCATCAGTGAGTTTCATACCTAAATAAGTaaatagatttttatttatttatttatttattattgttagtttttttttttaatgggaataaaataagtaaaacaatatataatataaaatagaaaaaaaaatattaatgatgtTGCTGATATCCGAGATGGTAGCTGGAAGATCGGATCTTTACTTGGATAGCTTGGTTCGGAGCTTCGAAATTATTATGATATATCTTATCTTTTTATGATGATGAAATCTATTATTGTTATGTTTTAATTTGTACTTAGTAAATTTTTTGGACTAACGTAATAGCTTGAAAACTATGATAATCATGTAAATCGTGTTGAACATATCTTATGTGACAGTTTCGTCCGATTAAATATTTGTAATGTACCTACAATTTTGATTCATAACAAATCACAATTACATAAAATGTTCAAAGTTCAAACTATCTTATGATGAAtggtaaaaaatattattaaaatcagttaatgtatttaatgatcatgataaattgatttaaaaaaatattaaatatgaaaactAGATTATTTAAgtgaaataatgaaaaaaaataaaaaaaaatgattaaaaattataaaaaaaagggTCCCACACTTATCAAGACATGCCACGTGGAGGTCCTCAGCAGCTCGAGTTCGCACCTCAGCAATTCCATATTCAACAACCACCGTCCACGGCGGCGCTTTCTAGTCTCCTCCACGACCAACTCCACCACATTCCATTACAACTCCAAAATGTCCGCTATTGTTCATTTCCCCAATCTCACTTCATCTCTCTGTTTCCATGCACCTCAGCGCACCCAATTCTTCATCCGCCCACCACCGATGACCCTCTCCAAACTCTCGCCACTCCGCCACCTTTCCCACCATCTCCGCCGCAGATTCGGAGTATCCGCCGCCGCTGTTAAACAAGACACCACTCTGTGGACACCTGCGCCGCTTGTGAAAATCTCCCCCGCCGCCGAATCGCTCTTCCATATAACAATTGACGTCTCTGATTCCCCCGAACTGGCCTCGTCTTACACCAAGGCTGGCCAGTATTTACAGCTCCGTCTGCAGGATCCTGACTCGAAACCTTCGTTTCTCGCCATTGCGTCGCCGCCATCCGTTTCTTGGTCGAAAGGTGTGTTCGAATTTCTTGTGAAATCGGTAGCCGGGTCCACAGCGGAACTGCTTTGCGGGCTACAGAAAGGTGATGTCGTGGAATTGAGTTCGGCCATGGGCAAGGGTTTTAATATCGACGAAATCTCCCCGGCTGAAAATTATCAAACGGTGCTTATTTTCGCTACGGGATCCGGAATCAGGTAAAGTGCAATCCAAATCAGTTAAAAGTGAAAAgaaatttattgaattttttttaggtTTCTTGGGGAATATTTGTCTTTTTTTGAAGTTTGAAGGTGaagattttatttcattgttttCCTCTTTTCATTTGACTGCATGTAGGTTCTGATTGTTTGCATGCTTAGCTTCGATTTGGTCTTCAATTGTGCCGCGATCAGTAAATATGCTACAGCCCTAATCCCTTAATCTCTATGCATTTCGTGGGAACTTTTCTGCTTAATGTAGCAATCCATGCTGTGAACCACTTAAAATGGTTGATAATGTCGCCATATAGTAAAATGCATCAGTGTGACTAGATCAAGTTAGAGACTCGGAGTCTTGTTAAATACCCCACTCACAGGTGAGGATGCATATATCCATGGGAGCACCTGCGGCCTAGAAAAGGAGTAAGAGTTTCCCTGTAGCAGTTTCTGAACACATTTCTTCTGGTTcatatttttatagttttttcGGAAATTACAATTATGTAGTTGGTCGTGATTGACCTAACCAGGGATTTTGTGTGCTGTGAACTAAGTTTTACTTGTTATTCAAGTATTTTGTTACTATTACAAATATTGATATTCTGGGTTACAGGGACATCCCTTCACTTATTTCCTTGCTTAAAGTGTCTATTGCGTTGTCGCAAAATTAATCCTAACCATGTAGGCATGTACCATTTGATCttgttttattttcgttttgtCTATCCATTGTTTACTTCCTTCTGTGATTATCACATGCAGCCCAATTCGATCTTTGATTGAAGCAGGCTTTGGTGCTGATAAGAGAGCTGACGTTAGACTCTATTATGGTGCCAGAAACCTTGATAGGATGGCATATCAGGTATTAGAATTTTGCTCATGAATTGAGGATTTTTCATGCACTTGAGCTTAGGAATTGAAATAGGCACTTAGGATTAAAATTTGGTAGTTTTGTTAGCTAATTTTATGCATTTTCTTTCCAGGAAAGGTTTAAAGAGTGGAAATCTACTGGAGTTGATATTGTGCAAGTGTTATCCCAGCCTGATAATAGTTGGACGGGGGGGCGAGGTTATGTGCAGGTGGTTATCACACTTATGTTTCAGGCAACATGCAATACCTTctgttttttaatttgatttatattaagaCCTTTGCTTTTGCAGGCTGCATTTGCTAGAGAGAAAGGAATCTTTAGCCCTCAGTCCACTGGTGCGGTGCTCTGTGGTCAAAAACAGATGGCTGAGGTAAGGCATATCTTGCTGCCATTTATACTAGCATTAGCTGTATCGCTTTGATAGTGAGCAACCACGTCAGTGGGTGTGTGTTCCTCTGTACAATCAAATGGCAGAGTCACTCCAACACGGTGGCTTTTGCTTGATAGTGCCCTGGATCATGAAACCAGCATTCTTATCAAATTCTTAGGCAGTTTGCCACAGCGTATGTAAAACGCCGGTGTGGTGATGACACCGCATGAATTCATGTGGGATTCCCCACTTATTTTGGGGATCCAATGGTCCCTGCTTCAAGTGGAGTATAGTTTGACCCCTAGTTTTTAATTGTAGTTTTGGATACTTGTGGTGCAATTGAAATGTCCATTAATCGTACACATGACACATGGCTCAAAGTCTGATTGGAAATATACATTAATCGCACACATTGCTCAAAGTCTgatttactgtttaaaatgctctCAAGATTCTAGTGTTTGAattgtttcattttatttccCGAATAAGTAATAGATACGAAGAGACAGTTTTAGCCttgaaacatttatttttgGGCGTAGTCTTTTGACCAAAAACATGTAAGTCTCAAGTTCATTAGTTTCCTCACCTGTTCtcattttccaaaatttaacATGATATGCGTGTGTTGGGAAATATGCATGAAAATGCAGGATTGTCATTCTGTTGTTGCGGTATCACCAACACTGAGTCACCACCGCGGTGCCAAAATGTTGATacaaaaaaaatgtttcaaGACTTTATTCTTACCCCATGGTTTAGTTTTACGataagattttttaaatttaattaaataatcttaTTGGCGTGAATGATTGTCTTTGTACCATCGTAACTCCCATCAGTCTTACTTGCTAGCCTCGTCTTCAATGGTCTTTTGCCCCCCAAATTTCACTTCATTAAGAGAAGTGAGAAATGTTATAATTCTGAGTTACTTGTTTGCCCACTGGATAATAAATCGGATACTACAGTAGTCCTTCCTCACCGGTCAAGCTTTAAGTTTTGTGAAGCAACCATACAAGGCTGGATGAGAAACAAAATATGCTGATTTTCTTAAACACCTTGGGGATTTACAATGACATGTTCAAATTGAGACAAAAAATTACCTAGTAATAATATAGTTTAATGTCAAATCCATTGTCGCCATTTATGTAGCACAGatacttcttttttttctttaagtATCATACACGAATACGGATACGACACGCCATACCTGTGTCGGATACGGCGAAATAAGCGTCATTGATTTTTTGTATGTTTGACCAGTCTGATGCGTCTAGGATACGTCATGGACACGAGAGTGATACGTTTCGGCAACATAGGTCGCCAGAGTATTCTAATATTTTGGTGCTGCATTTATACccatttgatatatatatgtattctttattttttgattCTAACAGGTcggaaatcaataaaaataccTTGTCATAAAATAATTGCTTCctttattttcagatactaATATGCTGAAAATGGACCACTATTTGCgactattataaaataattaaattggtgcTGTAAATTTAGAGCACTTGGAGATCAGTAAGGATTTGAACCCCACATTTGGACTCTATAGAGTCAGAAACATGGTCACTTGACTTGTTATTTGCGCCTCTTTGAAGTGTTATAATGATTATACAATTCTGATCATCTGTTTTTTTTCCTGGTCGAGTCATGGATGTTCCTGGTGTCAAAATTTCCATTTCTACGACACTTACCGGATAGTGACAATGGTATCTGCTTTTATTGCAGGAAGTCAGTTCAATTCTTGTGGCGGATGGAGTATCCGTCGACAAGATTTTAAAGAACTTCTGATAATATTCTATTGGGAGTAGGTTTCCACATTGTATTATTGTAATGATTCCAACATGTTCATTCATTTGCTCCATCCGAGCATCAAGGATCAGCTTATTAGAATCACGAAATAAAACCAATTTTGTCAGGTAAGGTTATTCATCCACAACTTTCCCACAAAAGCTTCCTCCAGATAGTATAGCTGTGCTTCGATGTGGTCCATATCAATGCAAACCAGGTGTGACAAAAAATGGACGAAGTGGGAATTTTATTTACTCTATTTGATGATTATTCACTGGCTTGGAAGCTGATGACTTTTGTTGGAAGTTGTCTTGAATTCTTATATTTATTTccgagaaagaaaagaaaaggaagtcTGATTTATTTTTGTGTACTTGGTACTATTATTGAAACGTCCAtgttcgtttttttttaaatatactagaatttttttctttcttttcttaaaATACTTTCGatcgatatttatatatatataNTATATAATTTGcactatttaaaataaaccaatcaacctattatttaaaaatctaaaagaGCGTAGTGCAAAACGTAAAATCGTAAACCGTTGAACCAAATCTAAAACTaactttttcaaaataaagtataagtatcttaaatcatctcaaaaactcctcaaaatcataaaa
This genomic window from Primulina huaijiensis isolate GDHJ02 chromosome 7, ASM1229523v2, whole genome shotgun sequence contains:
- the LOC140980628 gene encoding uncharacterized protein isoform X1, with amino-acid sequence MGPPSAKKVKHEMEMFGDLRVDNYYWLRDDSRSDAEVLAHLKRENAYFDHVMSGTKQLEDQIYREIRGRVKEDDISAPLRRGAYYYYKRTLEGKEYVQHCRRPVADIGRPASVHDTMPTGPDAPPEHVILDENVKAQEHGFYVVDAFKVSPNNKLVAYAEDTKGDEIYSINIIDTESQTPVGKPLVGVTSQIEWAGDDALLYITMDEILRPDKVWLHNLGTEQSSNSCLYHEKDERFSLDLAASESKKFLFVASESKMTRFVFYLDISKPENGLINLTQRLDGVETSVSHRGNHFFIKRRSEKCYNSELLVCPLDNTSDTTVILPHRSSVNIQDMQLFSNHLVVYEREDGLPKIIIYRLPAVGESLDRLQGGQTVDYVDPIYSLDPSESQFSSSILRFHYSSMRTPPSVYEYDMNSLISVLKKIEVVLGGFDSANYITERQWATALDGTQIPISMVYRKDLVKFDGSDPLLLYGYGSYEVCIDPYFKASRLSLLDRGFIFAVAHVRGGGEMGRPWYENGKLLKKKNTFTDFIACAEYLIAKKYSSVEKICIEGRSAGGLLVGAVLNMRPDLFKAAVAGVPFVDALTTMLDPTIPLTTSEWEEWGDPRKEEFYFYMKSYSPVDNVKAQNYPSILVTAGLNDPRVMYSEPAKFVAKLREMKTDENVLLFKCELGAGHFSKSGRFERLQEDAFTYAFIVKALNMVPALP
- the LOC140980628 gene encoding uncharacterized protein isoform X2, producing the protein MGPPSAKKVKHEMEMFGDLRVDNYYWLRDDSRSDAEVLAHLKRENAYFDHVMSGTKQLEDQIYREIRGRVKEDDISAPLRRGAYYYYKRTLEGKEYVQHCRRPVADIGRPASVHDTMPTGPDAPPEHVILDENVKAQEHGFYVVDAFKVSPNNKLVAYAEDTKGDEIYSINIIDTESQTPVGKPLVGVTSQIEWAGDDALLYITMDEILRPDKVWLHNLGTEQSSNSCLYHEKDERFSLDLAASESKKFLFVASESKMTRFVFYLDISKPENGLINLTQRLDGVETSVSHRGNHFFIKRRSEKCYNSELLVCPLDNTSDTTVILPHRSSVNIQDMQLFSNHLVVYEREDGLPKIIIYRLPAVGESLDRLQGGQTVDYVDPIYSLDPSESQFSSSILRFHYSSMRTPPSVYEYDMNSLISVLKKIEVVLGGFDSANYITERQWATALDGTQIPISMVYRKDLVKFDGSDPLLLYGYGSYEVCIDPYFKASRLSLLDRGFIFAVAHVRGGGEMGRPWYENGKLLKKKNTFTDFIACAEYLIAKKYSSVEKICIEGRSAGGLLVGAVLNMRPDLFKAAVAGVPFVDALTTMLDPTIPLTTSEWEVKAQNYPSILVTAGLNDPRVMYSEPAKFVAKLREMKTDENVLLFKCELGAGHFSKSGRFERLQEDAFTYAFIVKALNMVPALP
- the LOC140981187 gene encoding fruit protein pKIWI502-like — its product is MSAIVHFPNLTSSLCFHAPQRTQFFIRPPPMTLSKLSPLRHLSHHLRRRFGVSAAAVKQDTTLWTPAPLVKISPAAESLFHITIDVSDSPELASSYTKAGQYLQLRLQDPDSKPSFLAIASPPSVSWSKGVFEFLVKSVAGSTAELLCGLQKGDVVELSSAMGKGFNIDEISPAENYQTVLIFATGSGISPIRSLIEAGFGADKRADVRLYYGARNLDRMAYQERFKEWKSTGVDIVQVLSQPDNSWTGGRGYVQAAFAREKGIFSPQSTGAVLCGQKQMAEEVSSILVADGVSVDKILKNF